A genomic stretch from Flavobacterium sp. KS-LB2 includes:
- the pepE gene encoding dipeptidase PepE, with protein MKNILIASTSTLANQNYLDYLLPELQVHFQDCTTILFIPYARPGGISHEEYTATVGLAFAKINKKVIGIHEFEDAGKALKNAEGIFTGGGSTFVLVSQLYKNNTMEILAEVVKNGTPYLGTSAGSNICGLTMQTTNDMPIVYPPSFKTLGLIPFNLNPHYLDPDTNSKHMGETRETRINEFHAYNSAPVLGLREGSWLDVKGDTITLKGDLTARLFRQNHTPEELESGSDLSSLK; from the coding sequence ATGAAAAATATACTAATCGCAAGCACTTCTACTCTTGCCAACCAGAATTATCTGGACTATTTATTACCTGAATTACAAGTGCATTTTCAAGACTGTACTACTATTCTTTTTATTCCTTACGCGCGACCAGGAGGCATTTCCCATGAGGAATATACTGCAACGGTAGGTTTGGCTTTTGCCAAAATAAATAAAAAAGTAATTGGAATACATGAATTTGAAGATGCTGGAAAAGCTTTAAAAAACGCGGAAGGAATTTTTACTGGAGGCGGAAGCACATTTGTTTTAGTGTCTCAATTATACAAAAACAATACTATGGAAATCCTAGCTGAAGTTGTAAAAAATGGAACGCCATATTTAGGGACTAGCGCAGGAAGTAACATTTGCGGACTTACGATGCAAACAACAAATGACATGCCAATTGTTTATCCTCCAAGTTTTAAAACATTAGGATTAATTCCTTTTAATTTAAATCCGCATTATTTAGACCCCGACACCAATTCTAAACACATGGGAGAAACTCGTGAAACCAGAATAAACGAGTTTCACGCTTATAATTCGGCACCAGTTTTAGGATTAAGAGAGGGAAGTTGGCTGGATGTAAAAGGAGACACAATTACTTTAAAAGGTGATTTGACAGCTCGACTGTTTAGACAAAACCATACACCCGAGGAATTAGAAAGTGGAAGCGATTTAAGTTCTTTAAAGTAA